One window of the Amycolatopsis mediterranei genome contains the following:
- a CDS encoding carbohydrate-binding protein → MSRSSIRTTTAALTSLATAATAALVLSGGADASPASAAAGCGVLFDDFHYSSPTDGAFGGAGWTTRNDVGSPGVPGARWLTSNISFPAVNGERVAQLTATTDGSAAGTTHAELYQNQLRFFEGTYASRVRFTDAPDSGPDGDHVNETYFTISPLRYDRDPLYSELDFSEYLPNGGWGGSTANYQTSWYTYWNNPTWDGLRTSTAQNRSFAGWHDVVTQVSGGHVKYYIDGVLTADHTTDAQGDPVYPRTPMSINYNMWFIDTAGHTSGTSAYTEQVDWTYYAGNQVVSPADAVAQAGQYRSAGTSHVDSVNGCSTPTTPPATTTPTTTPTTPTTPTTPSQPANCSSAAEWDWGTMYLEGQRVKHNAHLWQANWWTQGSEPGLTAQWRDLGHC, encoded by the coding sequence ATGTCCCGCAGCAGCATCCGAACCACCACAGCAGCACTGACCAGCCTCGCCACCGCGGCCACGGCCGCCCTTGTCCTCTCCGGCGGGGCCGACGCCAGCCCGGCGTCCGCCGCGGCCGGCTGCGGTGTGCTCTTCGACGACTTCCACTACTCATCCCCCACCGACGGCGCCTTCGGCGGCGCCGGGTGGACCACGCGCAACGACGTCGGCAGCCCCGGGGTGCCGGGCGCGCGCTGGCTCACGAGCAACATCAGCTTCCCGGCCGTGAACGGCGAGCGCGTCGCCCAGCTCACCGCCACCACCGACGGCAGCGCCGCCGGCACCACCCACGCGGAGCTGTACCAGAACCAGCTGCGGTTCTTCGAAGGCACCTACGCCAGCCGCGTCCGCTTCACCGACGCGCCGGACAGCGGCCCCGACGGCGACCACGTCAACGAAACCTACTTCACGATTTCCCCGCTGCGGTACGACCGCGACCCGCTCTACAGCGAACTCGACTTCTCGGAGTACCTGCCCAACGGCGGCTGGGGCGGTTCGACGGCGAACTACCAGACCAGCTGGTACACCTACTGGAACAACCCGACGTGGGACGGCCTGCGCACGTCCACCGCGCAGAACCGCAGCTTCGCCGGCTGGCACGACGTCGTCACGCAGGTCTCCGGCGGGCACGTGAAGTACTACATCGACGGCGTGCTCACCGCCGACCACACCACCGACGCGCAGGGCGACCCGGTGTACCCGCGCACCCCGATGTCGATCAACTACAACATGTGGTTCATCGACACCGCCGGCCACACGAGCGGCACCAGCGCCTACACCGAGCAGGTCGACTGGACCTACTACGCGGGCAACCAGGTCGTCTCCCCGGCCGACGCCGTCGCGCAGGCCGGGCAGTACCGCTCCGCCGGAACGTCCCATGTGGACAGTGTCAACGGCTGCAGCACGCCGACCACCCCGCCGGCGACCACCACCCCGACGACCACGCCCACCACGCCGACGACCCCCACCACGCCGTCCCAGCCCGCGAACTGTTCGTCGGCAGCGGAATGGGATTGGGGCACCATGTACCTCGAGGGCCAGCGGGTGAAGCACAACGCCCACCTCTGGCAGGCGAACTGGTGGACCCAGGGTTCGGAGCCCGGCCTCACCGCCCAGTGGCGCGACCTCGGCCACTGCTGA
- a CDS encoding threonine/serine dehydratase: MRLDLARIRAAREVIDPVFLDTPLYRCEALEPVLGCAVSIKLETANPVRSFKGRGTEVVASRLAGPVVCASAGNLGQALAWSGRGRGLDVTVVASRHATAAKLERIRALGARLELVDGDHELARERAATIARRDGSRLVEDSLDLETCEGAATIGLELVDATPTFDAVLLALGGGALATGVGHVVRSGAPGTEVICVQPAGAPAMTRSWHARRVVTTGPTATIADGVAGRRPIPEVLADLLVVADNAVLVTEASIITGMRLLLEHAGLVAEPSAALGIAAILEDRDRFAGRHVVTVVCGGNVDLSAYRDWVR, translated from the coding sequence ATGCGCCTCGACCTCGCCCGGATCCGGGCGGCCCGCGAGGTGATCGATCCGGTCTTCCTGGACACGCCGCTGTACCGCTGCGAGGCGCTGGAACCGGTTCTCGGGTGCGCGGTGAGCATCAAGCTCGAAACGGCGAATCCGGTGCGCAGCTTCAAGGGCCGCGGCACCGAGGTGGTCGCGAGCCGGCTCGCGGGGCCGGTGGTGTGCGCCAGCGCGGGCAACCTCGGCCAAGCCCTCGCGTGGTCCGGGCGCGGCCGGGGGCTCGACGTCACCGTCGTCGCGTCCCGCCATGCGACGGCGGCCAAGCTGGAGCGCATCCGCGCGCTGGGCGCCCGGCTCGAACTGGTGGACGGCGACCACGAACTGGCCCGCGAGCGCGCGGCGACCATCGCCCGCCGCGACGGCAGCCGGCTCGTCGAAGACAGCCTGGACCTCGAAACCTGCGAGGGTGCGGCGACCATCGGCCTGGAGCTGGTGGACGCCACGCCGACGTTCGACGCCGTCCTGCTCGCCCTCGGCGGCGGGGCCCTCGCGACGGGTGTGGGGCACGTGGTGCGGTCCGGGGCACCCGGCACCGAGGTGATCTGCGTCCAGCCGGCGGGCGCTCCGGCGATGACGCGCTCCTGGCACGCCCGCCGCGTCGTCACCACCGGCCCGACGGCCACGATCGCCGACGGCGTCGCCGGGCGGCGGCCGATCCCGGAGGTCCTGGCCGACCTCCTCGTCGTCGCGGACAACGCCGTCCTCGTCACCGAGGCGTCGATCATCACCGGGATGCGGCTGCTCCTCGAGCACGCCGGCCTGGTGGCCGAACCGTCGGCCGCACTGGGCATCGCGGCGATCCTCGAAGACCGCGACCGCTTCGCCGGCCGGCACGTGGTGACCGTCGTGTGCGGCGGCAACGTGGACCTCAGCGCCTACCGCGACTGGGTTCGCTGA
- a CDS encoding acyl-CoA dehydrogenase family protein: protein MAGLTEEEAAIVAVVRDFVDHDVRPVVRELDHTDTYPEALIERMKELGVFGLAVPEAWGGTPVSARCYAEVTEELACGWMSLAGAMGGHTVVAKLIVTYGTREQQERYLPRMATGEVRATMALTEPGGGSDLQALRTTARRAGESYVVDGAKTWITNARRSQLVALLCKTDPHAEPAHAGISILLAEKGAGFHVSRDLPKLGYKGVESCELSFSDFRVPVGALLGGEEGRGFAQMMRGLEIGRIQVAARALGVGRAALADSLRYAQERETFGKPIWQHQSVGNLLADMATKLEAARQLVHHAARRYDSGARADLEAGMAKLFASETAMEIALNAVRVHGGYGYSTEFDVERYFRDAPLMIVGEGTNEIQRTVITRQLIRRHRLG from the coding sequence ATGGCCGGGCTGACCGAAGAGGAGGCCGCGATCGTCGCGGTGGTGCGGGACTTCGTCGACCACGACGTCCGCCCGGTGGTGCGGGAACTGGACCACACCGACACCTATCCGGAGGCGCTCATCGAGCGGATGAAGGAGCTCGGCGTCTTCGGGCTCGCCGTCCCCGAAGCCTGGGGCGGCACACCGGTGTCGGCCCGGTGCTACGCCGAGGTCACCGAGGAACTGGCGTGCGGGTGGATGAGCCTCGCCGGCGCGATGGGCGGCCACACCGTCGTCGCGAAGCTGATCGTCACCTACGGCACCCGCGAGCAGCAGGAGCGCTACCTGCCGCGGATGGCCACCGGCGAGGTCCGCGCGACGATGGCGCTGACCGAGCCCGGCGGCGGGTCCGACCTGCAGGCCCTGCGCACCACCGCCCGCCGCGCCGGGGAGTCCTATGTGGTCGACGGCGCGAAGACGTGGATCACCAACGCCCGCCGCTCACAGCTGGTCGCCCTGCTGTGCAAGACCGACCCGCACGCCGAACCCGCGCACGCGGGCATCAGCATCCTCCTGGCCGAGAAGGGCGCGGGCTTCCACGTCTCGCGCGACCTCCCGAAGCTGGGGTACAAAGGCGTCGAAAGCTGTGAACTGTCCTTTTCGGACTTCCGCGTCCCGGTCGGTGCGCTGCTGGGCGGGGAAGAAGGCCGGGGGTTCGCGCAGATGATGCGCGGGCTGGAGATCGGCCGCATCCAGGTCGCCGCCCGTGCCCTCGGCGTCGGCCGGGCCGCGCTGGCGGATTCGCTGCGGTACGCCCAGGAACGCGAAACGTTCGGCAAGCCGATCTGGCAGCACCAGTCGGTCGGCAACCTCCTCGCCGACATGGCCACCAAGCTGGAGGCCGCCCGCCAGCTGGTGCACCACGCCGCCCGCCGCTACGACTCCGGTGCGCGCGCGGACCTCGAGGCGGGCATGGCGAAGCTCTTCGCCTCCGAGACGGCGATGGAGATCGCCCTGAACGCGGTCCGCGTCCACGGCGGCTACGGGTATTCCACCGAATTCGACGTCGAACGGTACTTCCGCGACGCGCCGCTGATGATCGTCGGCGAAGGCACCAACGAGATCCAGCGCACGGTGATCACCCGGCAGCTGATCCGGCGCCACCGCCTCGGCTGA
- a CDS encoding ArsR family transcriptional regulator, with protein sequence MASEPPAFVRLAAHPLRWALLTALAGGDLRVRELVERVGEPQNLVSYHLRLLRGGGLVTAARSSFDGRDSYYHLDLDRCAGALAEAGAALHPTLDPAPRPQVPPPRPVAVLFLCTGNSARSPIAEALLRRRAAGAVTVTSAGSHPKAALHPGAIRALEEFGIDVRGQRPRHLDTVAGQRFDHVITVCDKVREVCPEFPHHPRRRHWSIPEPGSFPETAAELDTRVRHLLPELVPGKEVRP encoded by the coding sequence ATGGCCTCCGAGCCGCCCGCCTTCGTCCGCTTGGCCGCCCACCCGCTGCGGTGGGCGCTGCTGACCGCGCTCGCCGGCGGCGACCTGCGGGTCCGGGAGCTGGTGGAGCGCGTCGGCGAGCCGCAGAACCTGGTCTCCTACCACCTGCGGCTGCTGCGCGGCGGCGGGCTCGTCACGGCGGCCCGCAGCAGCTTCGACGGCCGGGACAGCTACTACCACCTCGATCTCGACCGCTGCGCGGGCGCGCTCGCCGAAGCCGGCGCGGCCCTGCATCCGACGCTGGATCCCGCGCCGCGCCCGCAGGTCCCGCCGCCGAGGCCGGTCGCGGTGCTGTTCCTCTGCACCGGCAACAGCGCCCGCTCCCCGATCGCCGAAGCCCTGCTGAGACGGCGAGCCGCCGGAGCGGTGACGGTGACCAGCGCGGGCAGTCATCCCAAGGCCGCGCTGCACCCCGGCGCGATCCGGGCGCTCGAGGAGTTCGGCATCGACGTCCGCGGGCAGCGGCCGCGGCACCTGGACACGGTTGCCGGGCAGCGGTTCGACCACGTCATCACGGTGTGCGACAAGGTCCGCGAGGTGTGCCCCGAGTTCCCGCACCACCCGCGGCGCCGCCACTGGAGCATTCCCGAGCCGGGCTCCTTTCCGGAGACGGCCGCGGAGCTCGACACCCGCGTCCGGCACCTGCTGCCGGAACTCGTACCCGGCAAGGAGGTCCGGCCATGA
- a CDS encoding VOC family protein gives MSEQYAGVRYVVDDVQAALDFYTTHLGFTVRMSAAPAFADVVRGPLRLLLSGPASSGARATPADASAAGRNRIHLVLDDLDAEITRLTDAGVAFRTEVVSGPGGRQILLADPAGNLVELFQPAH, from the coding sequence ATGAGCGAGCAGTACGCCGGCGTCCGGTACGTCGTCGACGACGTCCAGGCGGCCCTCGACTTCTACACCACACACCTGGGCTTCACCGTGCGGATGAGCGCGGCGCCCGCGTTCGCCGACGTCGTCCGCGGCCCGCTGCGGCTGCTGCTGTCCGGCCCGGCGAGTTCCGGCGCCCGCGCCACCCCCGCGGACGCCTCAGCCGCCGGCCGCAACCGCATCCACCTGGTGCTCGACGACCTCGACGCCGAGATCACCCGGCTGACCGACGCCGGAGTCGCCTTCCGCACCGAAGTGGTGTCCGGCCCCGGCGGACGCCAGATCCTCCTGGCCGATCCGGCCGGAAACCTCGTGGAGCTGTTCCAACCCGCGCACTAG